AAAACATGGAAGTATGCCGAACCTGTTGATGGCAATAATTTCCAGGCTATACAACCAACTATTCTTGTACATAAAAATGGCGAATTACAAATGCTTTGCCGGACAACAGAACGCACTATTGCCGAATCATGGTCAAAAAATAATGGCAAAACATGGTCTCCTCTGGAAAAGACCTCATTACCCAATAACAATTCGGGCATAGATGCAGTTACCCTAAGAAATGGCTACTTCTTGCTTGTCTATAATCACGTATTGCCACCAGCAAATGCCATAAGGGGTAAAGGAGCAAGATCTCCGCTGAATATAGCAGTTTCTCCTGACGGAAAGACATGGTACGCAGCCGTAGTATTGGAAGATTCTCCTATTGGGCAATATTCTTATCCCTCTGTAATTCAATCATCGGATGGAAACATACAGATCGTATATACCTGGCGGAGAAAAGCTATTAAATACGTGGAGATTGATCCGACAAAACTTATATTTTCAAAAATCGAAAATGAACAATGGCCTTCAGACTCAGAAACAAAAGAAATCAATATTGTAAATCTACATAGATACAAGGTTTCAGTCTGCGATTGGATGATCCTGAAACGCCAGAAATTGGGAGCAATCGATTTGGCTAAAGAGATTGGAACAGACGGCGTCGAAGTAGATATGGGAGGACTAGGGAAAAAAGTTGACTTTGCGAATAAGCTGAACCAGAAAAAGGTGCAAGAAGAGTACATTGGAGAATGTAACCGGTTAGGCATGCAAATTAGTTCCATCGCCATGTCCGCCTTTTATGGACAATCATTTGCAACACGACCTAACTATGAGCAACTGGTTGATGAATGTATATCGGTCATGAAAGCCTTAAAAGTGAAAGTGGCATTTTTACCTCTTGGAGATGAATGTGATAAAGTGAAACACCCGGATCTTTATCCAATCATATTACAACGGTTGAAAGTGATTGCAAAAAAAGCGGAAGCCGCCGGAGTCGTGATTGGAATTGACACTTCAATACCTGCGAAAGCAGAAGCAGAGCTGATTGATCAGGTAGGTTCGCCTGCCATTCGTTGCTATGTAAATTTTTCTACTATCCTGAAACGCCATGGCAATATTTGCAAAGATCTGAAGACACTGGGGAAAGACCGCATTATTCAAATACATGCTACCAATACAGATGGATATTGGCTGCAAAACGATCCTCGTATCGATATGGCCAAGATTAAAGAAACACTCGATAAGATGGGTTGGAGTGGCTGGTTGGTTCTTGAACGTTCGAGAGACACTAAAGATGTGCATAACGTAAAATGGAATTATAGCGCCAACGCTGCTTATCTCAAAAAGATATTTCAACAATCAATACGTTGACAGATGAAACGGTTTAGCATTATTCTATTCGTAATCCTTATTCTTGCCCCAACGGTGGAAGGCAAGAATAAGACTACCTATAATTCTGTTATTGAAATAATTGTGCCAAACAAGAATGATCTTTTCAAATCAAAGATCTTGCATTTTTGCAAAGAAAACAGGATTAACACGAATGATTTATTTGCCTGGCAAGCACACTGGGTTTTGTATGCTCATTTTAACCACATTGAAAATACGAAACTAAAGCTTGAGAAGGTATTCCCATCAGTACGCATCAAACTCTACAAAACACCATTTTACATCTTTGACCGGAAACAATTTATAAAAACAGATATTGCAAAAGAATGGGACAACGTTATTATGACTGCTGATCTGGTGAAAGATACTGCAATGCAACATCAATACATTGAATATCACAAAACTCAATTCCAGAAGTGGCCGGAAATTGCACAAGGCTTTTGCAATGCGGATTTTCAACAATTGCTGGTCTTTCACAACGGAAGACAGCTTATGTTGATTATCAGTATCCCCAAAGGAAAAACTCTCAATGAATTAAATCCGCTGACAGTCAAAAATAATCCCAAAATGGATCAATGGAATGCCATCATGAGCAAATACCAGGTAGGGATTCCGGATGCTCCGGCAGGCACCACATGGGTACTTTTTCATCATGTCAAATAAAAATCAGTTATAAGCATCATGAAGCAAACGAATTATCAACTATTTGATTTCTTAGATTTTAATCCTGCACTGAATGAAGGTGACAGGCTCTGGAGAGCGTGTACTCCAACGTCTATTGAAGCCAAAGAAGGAGACATACTGATTACAATTCCATTTCAACAGCAATTAAACTCGAACGAGATTAATCCAGACACCTCCGTAGCACGAAAATCCTATCAAATGAGGTTGCGTGCATATGGTACCAAAATCATCCGGGCCGCTATCGGCTTTGATACCGAATGGATGGAAACCTCCGCAATGTTACAGCTTGACTCTCATCTAACCAAAAACCATTTACACTTTGAGAAAGCTGAATACGAATGGATTGTAAAAGATTCCGACAATCAAACAAAAGCTATTGTAGATTTTCATCCTGTTGAAACAGATTGGTGGAGCGATTTGGTTCCGGCGCCGGCAGAAACCATCAACCTGGCATTTTTTCCCGATGGACAACATGAAGTAAAATTATCAGCATATGACATGTTCTCGCCGGCACGTCACGACGCTTTTGCATTGGCATTTATAGAAAAAGATGGGCAGCCTCATCGCGCTACCTGTGCTATTCAGGCCAAAGCAGACGAATGTTTTACCGGGACAGGGGAACGTTTTGCAAAAATGGATCTATCGGGGCACACATTCCAATTGTATAACCAGGACGGGCAAGGGGTAAATAATCGCCGCGCTTACAAAAATATTCCGTTCTATCTCTCCAGTGCGCCTTACGGTCTGTTTTTACATACTACTTCGTTTGCCAAATTTTCATTGGCAGATCATTCCACGCGTTCAGCCCAAATCCTGGCAGAAGAGCCTGTTATTGATCTTTTCCTTATTGGCGGAGACAATGCAGAGCAAATTCTTTATGGATATCGACAACTGACGGGATTCCCGGCAATGCCTCCAGTGTGGAGCTTTGGCACATGGATGAGCCGGATGACATATTTTTCGGCTGATGAAGTGAATAAGATTTGCCATCGAATGCGAGTTGAAGGATACCCATGCGATGTGATTCATCTGGACACAGGATGGTTCAAAACCGACTGGTTATGTGAATGGAAATTCAATGAAGAACGTTTTCCCAATCCAAAGAAATTTATCGCCGGTCTTAAGGGAAATGGTTACCGTGTGAGTTTATGGCAATTGCCCTACATTTCATACGATGCCGAACAATATGAAGAGGCTAATGAAAACGATTATATAAGCAAAAGTGAACGAAAGATTTCCGGATCATCCAATTTTAGCATCCAGGATTATGCCGGTACGATTGATTTTACTTACGACAAAGCGACGGAATGGTACAAAAACCTGTTAAAAAGATTGCTGGATATAGGAGTTGCCTGTATTAAAACAGACTTTGGAGAAGATATTCATCTGGATGCAAAATATCACTCCATGACACCGGAAAAACTGCATAATCTCTATCCTTTGCTTTATCAAAAAGCAGCTTACGAGATAACAAAAGAAGTTACAGGCGACGGCATTATATGGGCGCGTGCCGGTTGGGCAGGATGCCAGCGCTATCCGTTACATTGGGGAGGCGATTCAGCCTGTTCCTGGGATGGATTGGCAGGATCGTTAAAAGGAGGCTTGCATCTTGGCCTTTCGGGGTTTGGATTCTGGAGCCATGATGTACCTGGTTTTCATGGAGTGCCAAACTTTATGAATTCAAAACTACCGGAAGATATTTATGTACGTTGGACACAATTCGGCGTATTCTCATCGCATTTACGTTATCACGGCTCACATGCCCGCGAACCCTGGCTCTATCCCAATATTGCCCCGATTATCAAACAATGGTTGCAGTTGCGGTATCATCTCATTCCATACATTTTGGAACAAAGCCAAAAGGTGACGTGTAGTGGTTATCCGATGATTCGCGCTCTTTTATTCCATCATCCGCAAGATAGGACTTGCTGGCATATCGACGATCAGTACTATTTCGGCGATAATATCATGGTGGCTCCCGTGATGAACCCGGACAACCGTCGTGACATTTATTTACCGGAAGGAAAGTGGGTACATTTCTTTACAAAAGAGATTACAGAGGGAGCCCGATGGTTGAGAAATGTAGCAGTACCCCTTTCGGAAATGCCGGTTTATGTAAAATATGGAGCTGAAATTCCTTTCTATCCTGAACAGGTAAATTGTACGGATGAAATGAATTTAAGCAAAACGATCAAGATACGTTTCGACGAAAATACACCTAAATAAATAGCTATGTCAACCTGGAAAGCAAACTTTGAAGCATCAAAACAGCACTATCTGGACTGGTGGAATCAAAAAGGTATTGTGTTAACGATGTGGGAACATATAACTAAGGAGGGCGCTCCCTATGCGAATGTCCTCCCTCCTACTCCACATAAAGATATGAATCAGTTTTGGTTCGATCCACAATGGAGAGCCGGCTATTTACATTATACCATGTCGCGCAATTCGTACATGGCCGATATCCTTCCCGTAGCCAATACGCAACTGGGGCCGGGTTCTCTGGGAGCCATTTTAGGAGCAGATCTTGAAGGACGTGAAGATACGATTTGGATTCGGGACAAAAGTGATTTTAATGGCGACATCATCCTTGATGAAAACAATAAATGGTTAAAACTCCATTTCGATTTGCTTAAGGCATGCAAAGCAAAGGCACAAGGAAACTATTTTGTAGGATGTCCTGATCTGATAGAAGGACTTGATGTTTTGGCCAGTTTAAAAGGATCAGACAACGTGCTAATGGACATGATACTCGATCCGGATAAGACCCTGGAACAGTTGCAGGCAATCAATGATGCTTATTTCAAAGTATTCGACGCTATTTATGACATTATCAATATTGACGGGGAGATGGCCTTTTGTTATTTTTCAATCTGGGGACCCGGTAAAGTTTCAAAACTTCAGGCTGACATTTCCATTATGATCTCTGAAGAAGATTTCCGAACATTTTCCATGCCGTTTCTTCAGGAACAGTGTAATAAAATCGATTATACGCTTTACCATCTGGATGGCGTAGATGCAATCCGGCACCTCGATGCAATCCTTGAAATCGGGAATCTCAATGCAGTTCAGTGGACGCCAGGATATGGGCAACCACAAGGCGGCAATCCTCAATGGTATGACCTATACAGGAAAATATTGGCTAATGGGAAATCCGTTATGGCGAACTGGGTCACCATGGACGAATTACAGCCGTTACTTGACAATGTAGGCAATCAGGGATTACATATCAATGTCGATTTTAAATCAGAGAAAGAAATAGAACAGGCAATGAAAATCGTAGAGCAATACCGTTAAACGCATACAACCCGATACAAATTGTTAACCATTCATCTTATCCAAATTATTATCTAATGATAAATGTCTTAAGTAGCCTTCGATCTCTCGATTTTGTCATCATTGCCATATACCTGATTGTGTTGGTTGGCATCGGATATTGGGTCAGCTTTGTGAAGAAGAAAAAAGAGAACGAAAACATATTTCTTGCCGAACATTCACTAACATGGCCATCCATCGGTCTTAACATGTGGGGAACAAACGTAGGCCCATCCATGCTGTTAGCTTCTGCCAGCGCTGGATACACAACAGGCATTGTAGCAGGAAACTTTGCGTGGTATGCATTTATTTTTATTTTAATGTTAGCGGTAATTTTTGCACCACGCTATTTAGGTGCTAAAGTTTCCACTTTGCCAGAATACATGGGAAAGCGGTTTGGACAATCCACACGCCACCTGTTAGCCTGGTATACATTAATTACCATATTAATCTCATGGCTATCATTAGGCCTTTTTGCTGGTGGTATCATGGTGGAACAATTATTAGGAATCCCAATGTGGTCGTCTATTTTGATAATGGTCGTGCTGGCAACGGTACTTACTGCTGCCGGAGGTTTGAAGGCGATTGCATATACCAGTGTTTTTCAAATGATTTTGTTGATTGTGGTTTCATTAACACTGACGCTGATCGGACTCGAACGCATTGGGGGAGCCTCTGCATTGTTTCACCATACCCCTGCAAATTATTGGGATATGTTTTTACCAAACTCAAACAAAGACTTTCCATGGCTTGCCATTATTCTGGGATATCCTGTTATGGGAATATGGTTTTGGTGTACGGAGCAGTCAATGGTTCAATCTGTTCTGGGAGCGAAGAACTTAAAACAGGGACAATTGGGAGCAAGTTTTATAGGATGGTTAAAAATTCTGGATGTACCCTTATTTATCATTCCGGGAATTATTTGTTTCGTTCTTTTTCCTCATTTATCAAACCCGGACACTGCTTATCTTGTCCTGATTACTAATTTATTCCCCATGGGAATGAAAGGGCTGATCATAGTAGTGCTGCTAGCCGCATTGATAGGGAATGTAGGATCGTCGCTCAATTCTGTAAGTACCGTTTATACGATGGACATCTATTTGAAGAAACACAATCCCAACGCCACAAATGCCGAGATTATAAAAACAGGCAGATGGGTTACGGTGGTCAGCGCTATTGTTGCGGTTGCAATTGCATTAGCAATCGATAATATTAAGGGACTGAATCTTTTCAACATATTCCAGTCTGTATTGGGATTTTTAGCGCCCCCGATGTCGGTAACTTTTCTTTTTTCCGTATTATGGAAGAATACATCCCGCAAAGCCATTAACTGGGTGCTGTCTGCAGGAACATTTTTGTGTTTAGCCGTCGGAATTTTGTTTTATGACAAACTCATATTCAAAGATCTGCATTTCCTGTATCTCTCATTTTTCCTGTTTATCCTTCTTTCTCTGTTTGTTGTCGTGTATTCATTGTTAGACAGATATAGCAACAGGGAAGAAGAAAACATGTTGAAATATGAACATATAAAAGTGTCACGCACGGTCAAAATTTCATGGGGGTTATTATGCGTGACGATGGTTATTCTATACGTTATCTTTAGATGAAATAAAATATATTTTGAATTCAACGATTAACCGAACTCACATCTATATACCTATACCAAAGATGAATCATAAAGAACGATTTCATGCAACAATTGCCAATCAGCCGGTTGACAGACCTGCTTCCTGGTTAGGGCTTCCCGTACCAGATGCACAAAAAGGATTAAAGGACTTTTTTAAGGTAAACTCTATTGATGAATTGAAGATGCTAATTGATGATGATATCTACCCCATTGATGTTCCTTATCATTTCCCTCCATCCAATCATATTGCCTGTGCTTTTAAATTTGCGAAAGTGGCTCATGATGACAAACCGGATGACAGAACGCTGACAGCTCCAGGTTTTTTTGAGGACATTGACGATCCAGACGATGTGAATAAATTTGATTGGCCGGATCCTGAAAAATACCTTGACAGAGAAGAATCAAAAAGATGGGCTCAAGCTGTTGATGAAAATTATATTCGGATGGGTATTATGTGGAGCGCCCATTTTCAGGATGCATGCTCTGCTTTCGGCATGGAAAAGGCGCTTATGGTCATGCTGACCAATCCCGATATGTTTACCGCTGTAATAGATAAAATCACAGAATTTTATCTAAGAGCAAACGAATTGTTTTATGAAGCCACTAAAGGATATTTAGATGCAATATTGATCGGGAATGACTTTGGCAGCCAAAACGGATTAATGGTTGATCCGGAATCATTACGAACCTATGTATTTCCGGGAACCAAAAAACTAATCGATCAGGCAAAAAGTTATGGATTGAAAGTGATTCACCATTCATGTGGATCTATTTTCCCTATAATTAATGATTTGATAGACATGGGAGTTGATGCAATTCATCCTATCCAGGCATTGGCTCAGGATATGGATGCCCCAACTCTAAAGGCTAATTTCGGTGGGAAAACAGCTTTTTGCGGAGGAGTCGATGCGCAGCATTTACTTGTTAATGGCACACCGGATGAGGTAGCCTGCAAAGTACATGAGTTACGGGAAATCTTTCCGACAGGATTAATCATTTCCCCTAGTCATGAAGCCATACTCCCCGATATTCCACCTGCTAATATCAAAGCAATGTTTGATGCAATCAAAAACCATTAATTATCATTCAGATAAATAGACAGATAACGCAAGATTCCGTAATCACCTCATGAAAAACAATATGAATCGACGATTTGGGCAAATAATCCGGTTAAAGCCAGAAGGAGCCGACGCTTACATTCGGTATCATTCAGCAGTGTGGAAAGATGTGCTCGATACCATCAAACAGTGTCATATAACAAACTATTCCATATATCATAAAGACAACATATTGTTTGCATATTTTGAATATGCCGGCAATGACTTTGAAGGAGACATGGATAAAATGGCGGCAGATCCGGAAACACAAAAATGGTGGGCAGTTGTAAAGCCTTTGATGGAACCTATTGAGACCAGAAACGCAAACGAATTCTGGGCAGATATGGAAGAGATTTTTCATTTGGACTAAAAAAACAGATTCAGGCTTCAATTATTATAACATCTTATGATTACGCCAAATCCAATAATGGGGACATTTTTTCATGCAGTAGGGGGAGCTTCTGCATCTACATGTTATCTGCCATATCAAAAGACGAATCGTTGGTCGTGGGGAACTTTTTGGTTAGCTCAATCTGTATTTGCATGGCTGTTAATGCCTCTTTTAATTGGCGTTATTACAGTCCCTTATTTTTTTGACATCTTGCTGCAAGCTCCTCCAAAAGTGATTTGGGGCGCCTTTTTATTGGGGGCAGTATATGGTTTCGGCGGCATGTCTTTTGGATTTGCTATCCGAAATATAGGATATTCGCTTACGTACACCATAGGCATTGGGCTTTCTGCCATTTT
The sequence above is drawn from the Microbacter margulisiae genome and encodes:
- a CDS encoding uroporphyrinogen decarboxylase family protein is translated as MNHKERFHATIANQPVDRPASWLGLPVPDAQKGLKDFFKVNSIDELKMLIDDDIYPIDVPYHFPPSNHIACAFKFAKVAHDDKPDDRTLTAPGFFEDIDDPDDVNKFDWPDPEKYLDREESKRWAQAVDENYIRMGIMWSAHFQDACSAFGMEKALMVMLTNPDMFTAVIDKITEFYLRANELFYEATKGYLDAILIGNDFGSQNGLMVDPESLRTYVFPGTKKLIDQAKSYGLKVIHHSCGSIFPIINDLIDMGVDAIHPIQALAQDMDAPTLKANFGGKTAFCGGVDAQHLLVNGTPDEVACKVHELREIFPTGLIISPSHEAILPDIPPANIKAMFDAIKNH
- a CDS encoding L-rhamnose mutarotase, which gives rise to MKRFSIILFVILILAPTVEGKNKTTYNSVIEIIVPNKNDLFKSKILHFCKENRINTNDLFAWQAHWVLYAHFNHIENTKLKLEKVFPSVRIKLYKTPFYIFDRKQFIKTDIAKEWDNVIMTADLVKDTAMQHQYIEYHKTQFQKWPEIAQGFCNADFQQLLVFHNGRQLMLIISIPKGKTLNELNPLTVKNNPKMDQWNAIMSKYQVGIPDAPAGTTWVLFHHVK
- a CDS encoding L-rhamnose mutarotase, with amino-acid sequence MNRRFGQIIRLKPEGADAYIRYHSAVWKDVLDTIKQCHITNYSIYHKDNILFAYFEYAGNDFEGDMDKMAADPETQKWWAVVKPLMEPIETRNANEFWADMEEIFHLD
- a CDS encoding sodium:solute symporter family transporter produces the protein MINVLSSLRSLDFVIIAIYLIVLVGIGYWVSFVKKKKENENIFLAEHSLTWPSIGLNMWGTNVGPSMLLASASAGYTTGIVAGNFAWYAFIFILMLAVIFAPRYLGAKVSTLPEYMGKRFGQSTRHLLAWYTLITILISWLSLGLFAGGIMVEQLLGIPMWSSILIMVVLATVLTAAGGLKAIAYTSVFQMILLIVVSLTLTLIGLERIGGASALFHHTPANYWDMFLPNSNKDFPWLAIILGYPVMGIWFWCTEQSMVQSVLGAKNLKQGQLGASFIGWLKILDVPLFIIPGIICFVLFPHLSNPDTAYLVLITNLFPMGMKGLIIVVLLAALIGNVGSSLNSVSTVYTMDIYLKKHNPNATNAEIIKTGRWVTVVSAIVAVAIALAIDNIKGLNLFNIFQSVLGFLAPPMSVTFLFSVLWKNTSRKAINWVLSAGTFLCLAVGILFYDKLIFKDLHFLYLSFFLFILLSLFVVVYSLLDRYSNREEENMLKYEHIKVSRTVKISWGLLCVTMVILYVIFR
- a CDS encoding alpha-xylosidase produces the protein MKQTNYQLFDFLDFNPALNEGDRLWRACTPTSIEAKEGDILITIPFQQQLNSNEINPDTSVARKSYQMRLRAYGTKIIRAAIGFDTEWMETSAMLQLDSHLTKNHLHFEKAEYEWIVKDSDNQTKAIVDFHPVETDWWSDLVPAPAETINLAFFPDGQHEVKLSAYDMFSPARHDAFALAFIEKDGQPHRATCAIQAKADECFTGTGERFAKMDLSGHTFQLYNQDGQGVNNRRAYKNIPFYLSSAPYGLFLHTTSFAKFSLADHSTRSAQILAEEPVIDLFLIGGDNAEQILYGYRQLTGFPAMPPVWSFGTWMSRMTYFSADEVNKICHRMRVEGYPCDVIHLDTGWFKTDWLCEWKFNEERFPNPKKFIAGLKGNGYRVSLWQLPYISYDAEQYEEANENDYISKSERKISGSSNFSIQDYAGTIDFTYDKATEWYKNLLKRLLDIGVACIKTDFGEDIHLDAKYHSMTPEKLHNLYPLLYQKAAYEITKEVTGDGIIWARAGWAGCQRYPLHWGGDSACSWDGLAGSLKGGLHLGLSGFGFWSHDVPGFHGVPNFMNSKLPEDIYVRWTQFGVFSSHLRYHGSHAREPWLYPNIAPIIKQWLQLRYHLIPYILEQSQKVTCSGYPMIRALLFHHPQDRTCWHIDDQYYFGDNIMVAPVMNPDNRRDIYLPEGKWVHFFTKEITEGARWLRNVAVPLSEMPVYVKYGAEIPFYPEQVNCTDEMNLSKTIKIRFDENTPK